A single Montipora foliosa isolate CH-2021 chromosome 7, ASM3666993v2, whole genome shotgun sequence DNA region contains:
- the LOC138011614 gene encoding uncharacterized protein, with the protein MDCPKVSKDSEVHSKGHGCKNIVHLWEFLLELLATEKCSSVITWTRKEHREFRIQNPQLLAKKWGAFKKKGELSYENLSRSLRYYYRSGIINKVPGRRLEYRFNKMPYKYEPGVTRSLTHGQRIKACIGEKEPMVTNSRYHDKILKSPEHQKPRLTESRQCDDWVAACFLHQEHKNNHVSPFQTSFNSAFTPFSTSAERTKPSLSKPSALRSALWCPEPKYLAPQPSKSVAGNIPPEALDIIEFEHKQVQAVQLGKPVTPAGAIEKTASSIRVSVIKKI; encoded by the exons ATGGATTGCCCTAAAGTAAGTAAAG ATTCAGAAGTGCATTCCAAAGGGCACGGATGTAAGAACATAGTGCACCTGTGGGAATTTTTGCTGGAACTTTTAGCAACGGAAAAATGTAGTTCAGTGATTACGTGGACCAGAAAAGAGCACAGGGAGTTTAGAATTCAAAACCCTCAACTATTGGCAAAGAAATGGGGAGCGTTCAAGAAGAAGGGCGAGCTGAGCTATGAGAATCTAAGCCGGTCGCTACGATATTACTATAGATCAGGGATCATTAACAAG GTTCCAGGCAGACGCTTAGAGTACAGATTTAACAAGATGCCCTACAAGTACGAGCCTGGCGTAACAAGGTCTCTTACGCATGGTCAGAGGATCAAAGCCTGTATTGGGGAGAAAGAACCTATGGTGACAAACTCAAGGTACCATGACAAGATCTTAAAAAGCCCTGAACACCAAAAACCCAGATTGACAGAGTCACGTCAATGTGACGACTGGGTTGCTGCCTGCTTTCTGCATCAAGAACACAAAAACAACCATGTCTCCCCATTCCAGACAAGTTTCAATTCAGCATTTACGCCCTTCTCAACTTCTGCTGAGAGAACCAAGCCCTCTCTCTCCAAACCCAGCGCTTTGCGTTCTGCTTTGTGGTGTCCAGAGCCCAAATATTTAGCGCCGCAACCTTCCAAGTCAGTAGCAGGAAATATCCCCCCCGAGGCCTTGGATATCATTGAGTTTGAGCATAAACAGGTTCAAGCAGTTCAGCTAGGAAAGCCTGTAACCCCAGCTGGCGCGATAGAGAAAACAGCCTCATCGATTCGTGTTTCTGTCATCAAAAAGATTTAA
- the LOC138010547 gene encoding uncharacterized protein, with the protein MNPFGDHMTGLVVDSFLQYPVACSLAFCMGLFIFYPVFYETDATKGWRWFVSCVAVFVLLSAVSIFLKPTLSMTADRIIFRPTPSCSTFDNPARYLCFTLSDPGHDQVFYTTTWRKCDNSDANMRNASKFYIISSWIPSFDHFITKRSVNFEPEGSPSEDKKSFILPENYCVRAAGPLGEDNHTEDKPNVDKPKVDEPKVDKPKVDKLKVAFYSINGSRHHLLDSGYINKTELEKFNSGWYLVSSCKSELSKWLFNCTSGYVSSNYVRLQQYTRRLLLEQRGELPS; encoded by the coding sequence ATGAACCCATTCGGTGACCATATGACAGGCTTGGTAGTGGATTCTTTCCTCCAGTATCCAGTGGCCTGTTCTTTGGCGTTCTGTATGGGTCTGTTTATTTTCTACCCAGTTTTCTACGAGACGGATGCAACCAAAGGATGGCGATGGTTCGTGTCGTGTGTTGCCGTGTTCGTACTTCTGTCGGCAGTGTCAATTTTTTTGAAGCCTACACTCTCAATGACGGCAGATCGTATTATTTTTCGACCGACACCATCTTGTTCCACGTTCGACAATCCTGCACGCTATTTGTGCTTCACTCTCAGCGATCCAGGCCATGATCAAGTATTCTACACAACGACGTGGCGAAAATGTGATAATTCGGATGCAAATATGAGAAATGCAAGCAAATTCTACATCATCTCTTCTTGGATACCTTCCTTTGACCACTTTATTACAAAGAGGAGTGTAAACTTTGAACCCGAAGGATCTCCTAGCGAGGACAAAAAGTCATTCATACTACCTGAAAACTATTGTGTGCGCGCTGCCGGTCCTCTGGGAGAAGATAATCATACTGAAGATAAACCAAACGTTGATAAACCAAAAGTTGATGAACCAAAAGTTGATAAACCAAAAGTTGATAAACTAAAAGTTGCATTTTACAGCATAAACGGATCTCGACATCATCTGCTTGACTCTGGCTATATCAACAAAACGGAACTTGAGAAGTTTAATTCTGGTTGGTATCTTGTTTCCAGCTGCAAGTCTGAACTGTCAAAGTGGCTTTTTAACTGTACAAGTGGGTATGTAAGTTCCAATTACGTGCGATTGCAACAGTATACCAGGAGGCTTCTTCTTGAACAAAGAGGTGAGCTTCCAAGTTGA